A genomic window from Armatimonadota bacterium includes:
- the dnaB gene encoding replicative DNA helicase has protein sequence MSLSVSLERVPPQNLDAEQGVLGSMLLDRDAIARVVELLRAEDFYRDAHRRIFEAITDLFERGEPVDLITVTDRLRDKGQLDDVGGASYVTSLLNTVPTAANVEYYARIVLQKSMLRQLISAGTQIAHMGYEAAQDVEILVDQAEKLVFSIANRRMLQEFMPIREILKESFERIDRRYQDKGTVTGVPTGFTDLDQLTSGLQPADLVIVAARPAMGKCLKYDTEIVDAQTGEVFSIQEVVGRARTVLWSLDGEGRLRRVEPARFVDDGIKPVYRVRTASGREVETTLSHPFLTPQGWRRLAELGVGALIAVPARLPVFGTLDLPAYEVKLLAYLTAGTMPAVPALAADYADAVAVGEAIRTATRPGPRERAAPAGEVIAPVQGGAVPDVVGGLLARYPVLARAGDGRAVPPIVFTLTREKLALFLSRLLACLSVVETEPEVRVRATFPGARTAQQVRHLLLRFGIAATTEGTVLTLTGDHARLLFREIGMLGWERLRTWARYDQGRLLPASDILWDAVTDIDYTGDFQVYDLTVPGTHNFIAGDVCVHNTTFALNIAAHAAIHHRIPCAIFSLETSKEQLVQRFLCAEAEVDGSKLRTGFLADSDWPKLARAMGRLSEAPVFIDDSANISVIEMRAKARKLKAEHGLGLIVVDYLQMIQSYKRTENRTQEISEIARSLKSLAKELDIPLLAISQLSRAVELTGSRRPMLSHLRESGELEQVADLVLFIYRDDYYNAETEKKNIAEIIIAKHRNGPIGQVELFFHKEHSRFGNLEKRRA, from the coding sequence GTGTCGCTCAGCGTTTCCCTGGAGAGAGTGCCGCCGCAAAACCTGGACGCGGAGCAGGGCGTGCTGGGGTCGATGCTGTTGGATCGGGACGCGATCGCCCGGGTCGTGGAGCTCCTCCGCGCCGAGGACTTCTACCGCGACGCGCACCGCCGGATCTTTGAAGCGATCACCGATCTGTTCGAACGCGGGGAGCCGGTCGATCTGATCACCGTCACCGACCGGTTGCGGGACAAGGGCCAGCTGGATGACGTGGGCGGCGCCTCCTATGTCACCTCGCTGCTGAATACGGTACCCACCGCGGCCAACGTGGAATACTACGCGCGCATCGTCCTTCAGAAGTCCATGCTCCGGCAGCTGATCAGCGCCGGCACCCAGATCGCCCACATGGGCTACGAGGCGGCGCAGGATGTGGAGATCCTGGTCGACCAGGCGGAGAAGCTGGTCTTCAGCATCGCCAACCGCCGCATGCTCCAGGAGTTCATGCCCATCCGCGAGATCCTCAAGGAGAGCTTCGAGCGGATCGACCGGCGCTACCAGGACAAGGGCACCGTCACGGGCGTTCCCACCGGGTTCACCGACCTGGACCAGCTGACCAGCGGTCTGCAGCCCGCGGACCTCGTCATCGTCGCGGCGCGGCCAGCCATGGGGAAGTGCCTGAAGTACGACACCGAGATCGTGGACGCGCAGACCGGGGAGGTGTTCTCAATCCAGGAGGTGGTCGGGCGCGCCCGGACGGTGCTGTGGAGCCTGGACGGGGAGGGCAGGCTGCGGCGCGTGGAACCGGCGCGATTCGTCGACGACGGAATCAAACCCGTCTACCGCGTGCGCACCGCTTCCGGCCGCGAGGTCGAGACCACGCTGTCCCATCCCTTCCTCACCCCGCAGGGCTGGCGGCGCCTGGCCGAGCTCGGCGTCGGCGCACTGATCGCCGTTCCCGCGCGCCTGCCGGTCTTCGGGACCCTCGACCTCCCGGCGTACGAAGTGAAGCTCCTGGCCTACCTCACCGCGGGGACGATGCCGGCCGTGCCGGCGCTGGCCGCCGACTACGCCGACGCCGTCGCCGTCGGCGAGGCGATCCGCACGGCGACACGTCCCGGGCCGCGGGAGCGCGCCGCGCCGGCGGGGGAGGTGATCGCTCCGGTGCAGGGCGGCGCCGTCCCCGACGTCGTGGGCGGACTGCTGGCGCGGTACCCCGTCCTGGCTCGAGCGGGCGACGGGCGGGCCGTGCCCCCCATCGTCTTCACGCTGACCCGGGAGAAACTGGCGCTCTTTCTCTCCCGCCTGCTGGCCTGCCTGAGCGTGGTCGAGACCGAGCCGGAGGTGCGGGTGCGCGCGACCTTCCCCGGCGCGCGCACGGCGCAGCAGGTGCGCCATCTGTTGCTGCGTTTCGGGATCGCGGCCACCACCGAGGGGACGGTGTTGACGCTGACCGGCGACCATGCGCGCCTGCTGTTCCGGGAGATCGGGATGCTCGGCTGGGAACGGCTGCGGACCTGGGCCAGATACGATCAGGGGCGTCTGCTGCCCGCCTCAGACATCCTGTGGGATGCCGTCACCGACATAGACTATACCGGCGACTTCCAGGTGTACGATCTCACGGTCCCCGGGACGCACAACTTCATTGCCGGCGACGTCTGCGTCCACAACACCACCTTCGCCCTGAACATCGCCGCGCACGCCGCCATCCACCACCGGATCCCCTGCGCCATCTTCAGCCTGGAAACCTCCAAGGAGCAGCTGGTCCAGCGCTTCCTCTGCGCCGAGGCGGAGGTGGACGGCAGCAAGCTGCGCACCGGATTCCTGGCCGACTCGGACTGGCCGAAACTGGCCCGGGCCATGGGCCGCCTCTCCGAGGCGCCGGTGTTCATCGACGATTCGGCCAACATCTCCGTCATCGAGATGCGGGCCAAGGCGCGCAAACTCAAGGCGGAGCACGGCCTGGGGCTGATCGTGGTGGACTACCTGCAGATGATCCAGTCCTACAAGCGCACGGAGAACCGCACGCAGGAGATCTCGGAGATCGCCCGCTCGCTGAAGTCGCTGGCCAAGGAGCTCGATATCCCGCTCCTGGCCATCTCCCAGCTCAGCCGTGCGGTGGAGCTGACGGGCAGCCGTCGGCCGATGCTCTCCCATCTCCGGGAGAGCGGGGAACTGGAGCAGGTGGCCGACCTGGTGCTGTTCATCTACCGCGACGACTACTACAATGCGGAGACCGAGAAGAAGAACATCGCCGAGATCATCATCGCCAAGCACCGCAACGGCCCCATCGGGCAGGTGGAGCTGTTCTTCCACAAGGAGCACAGCCGGTTCGGCAATCTCGAGAAGCGCCGGGCCTGA